The following proteins are co-located in the Styela clava chromosome 15, kaStyClav1.hap1.2, whole genome shotgun sequence genome:
- the LOC120334531 gene encoding calcium-activated chloride channel regulator 1-like isoform X1, translating into MIMNYLPSGSRIGIVEFSSNADILSYLKTIETQNDREDFVNLLPTITQDFTSIGDGLLKGIEVLEYGGESAAGGNLIVLVDGKENEPNFVDMMFDSIVGKGVHVSTIYYDETDGGREKGLQQLITETGGKWVFVADENDLNSLTNAFITMVQPEDGDTTAQVLTIESYEVSIPSGAYQSSVYLDQTIGKNTVFSFSWNSGNPDLSVRLQSPDGCEFTHSSIGPTSNCGNTVSSEAKGFNTISFNISGIAKEGNWKYIIEPSFGSKVNIQISSSAADQDVEPIMITPFLTTSESSSVKVLRAKVSKGLLPIAGVNVVAKISKPDKSVVTIDLLDNGAGADQKMDDGIYSKSLTDITTINGRYSVKIEATASGTSAKINGNTMSFANYNYGVVLDDGSVKLNPNGLPDSVESNSISVTEFSRSLSMVGFTHSGASGGPDNISPCKIIDLEIKQATESTNKIDILFTAPGNDYDVGNAFYYEMFYTFEASTDLLNLGQSRNETTRVVLEDDFLQGSLKSPKKFGEIETMRLALVSVPTIEGFYTVSLVVRSADLEGNVSPISNIAATEYVVGKPVVIATSTNSVFSTSIKVTPVSKSTSIPSKPEPSNGLIIGLSVSIVIIVISVVAVLLWLCKRHNRKKAVSPRERVYQPSEYDKATDLPRECPPDYSTVNAPYQQPSYRYEAYQRQPYYQTNDYEFAQTNQSAYETPIQQQYYEDVDNAPPLPPRPPNRG; encoded by the exons ATGATAATGAATTATCTACCATCAGGAAGTCGAATAGGAATTGTCGAGTTTTCTTCAAACGCTGATATATTGAGCTATCTGAAAACTATAGAAACTCAAAATGATCGTGAAGATTTTGTGAATTTGCTTCCCACCATTACTCAAGATTTCACAAGCATTGGAGATGGATTGCTTAAAGGAATTGAA GTTTTGGAGTATGGAGGTGAAAGCGCTGCAGGAGGAAATCTTATAGTCTTAGTTGATGGGAAAGAAAATGAACCGAATTTCGTCGACATGATGTTTGATAGCATCGTAGGAAAG GGAGTTCATGTCAGTACAATATATTATGATGAAACCGATGGAGGAAGAGAAAAAGGACTTCAACAACTTATAACAGAAACTGGTGGAAAATGGGTTTTTGTTGCCGACGAAAACGATTTAAATTCTTTGACAAACGCTTTTATTACAATGGTCCAACCAGAAGATGGTGATACTACAGCACAAGTTCTTACt ATCGAAAGTTATGAGGTGAGCATACCATCAGGAGCATATCAATCATCTGTATATTTGGATCAAACAATTGGAAAGAATactgttttttcattttcttggaATTCTGGCAACCCAGATTTGAGCGTAAGACTTCAAAGCCCAGATGGTTGCGAGTTCACCCATTCAAGCATTGGACCAACTTCGAATTGTGGAAATACCGTGAGCTCAGAAGCCAAGGGATTTAATACAATATCGTTCAATATTTCTGGTATTGCGAAG GAAGGAAACTGGAAATACATCATAGAACCATCCTTTGGTTCAAAggtcaatattcaaatatcatcTTCAGCAGCGGATCAAGATGTTGAACCAATAATGATAACGCCATTCCTAACAACATCAGAATCTAGTTCTGTAAAGGTACTGCGGGCGAAA GTTTCAAAAGGGTTGCTACCTATTGCTGGGGTGAATGTTGtagcaaaaatttcaaaaccagATAAAAGTGTTGTCACTATTGATCTTCTCGATAACGGAGCGG GGGCGGATCAAAAAATGGATGATGGAATATATTCAAAGTCTTTGACGGATATTACAACCATCAACGGTCGATATAGTGTAAAG ATTGAGGCAACTGCATCAGGCACATCTGCCAAAATAAACGGAAACACGATGTCCTTTGCAAATTACAACTATGGTGTTGTCCTTGACGATG GTTCTGTGAAGTTGAATCCAAACGGCTTGCCAGATTCAGTAGAATCAAACAGTATTTCTGTTACTGAATTTAGTAGATCTCTCTCGATGGTCGGCTTCACTCATTCTGG CGCATCCGGAGGACCAGATAATATATCGCCATGTAAAATTATTGATCTCGAAATCAAACAAGCAACCGAATCCACAAACAAAATCGACATTTTATTTACTGCTCCGGGAAACGACTACGACGTAGGAAATG CTTTTTATTATGAAATGTTTTACACATTCGAAGCATCCACCGATTTGCTTAATCTCGGTCAGTCGAGAAATGAAACAACACGTGTGGTTTTAGAGGATGATTTCTTACAAGGAAGTTTGAAAAGTCCTAAAAAGTTTGGAGAGATTGAAACTATGAGATTGGCGCTTGTGTCTGTGCCTACTATAGAAGGATTTTACAC AGTCAGCTTAGTTGTGCGATCAGCGGACTTAGAAGGCAATGTATCGCCGATATCTAATATTGCGGCTACTGAATATGTCGTAGGTAAACCAGTAGTGATAGCAACATCGACCAATTCAGTATTTTCAACCTCCATCAAAGTAACACCAGTATCAAAATCTACGTCGATACCGAGTAAACCAGAACCATCAA ATGGACTTATCATTGGACTTTCTGTTTCGATTGTAATAATTGTCATTTCCG TTGTAGCGGTGTTATTATGGTTATGTAAACGACACAACCGTAAAAAGGCAGTCAGTCCAAGGGAGAGGGTCTATCAACCAAGCGAATACGACAAGGCCACGGATCTCCCTCGTGAGTGCCCACCGGATTATTCGACAGTCAATGCACCTTATCAACAACCTTCTTACAGGTATGAAGCATACCAACGACAACCTTATTATCAAACAAATGATTACGAATTCGCCCAAACAAACCAATCTGCCTATGAAACTCCCATACAACAGCAATATTACGAAGATGTCGATAATGCCCCGCCGCTTCCTCCTCGTCCACCAAACCGTGGGTGA
- the LOC120334531 gene encoding calcium-activated chloride channel regulator 1-like isoform X2, which translates to MIMNYLPSGSRIGIVEFSSNADILSYLKTIETQNDREDFVNLLPTITQDFTSIGDGLLKGIEVLEYGGESAAGGNLIVLVDGKENEPNFVDMMFDSIVGKGVHVSTIYYDETDGGREKGLQQLITETGGKWVFVADENDLNSLTNAFITMVQPEDGDTTAQVLTIESYEVSIPSGAYQSSVYLDQTIGKNTVFSFSWNSGNPDLSVRLQSPDGCEFTHSSIGPTSNCGNTVSSEAKGFNTISFNISGIAKEGNWKYIIEPSFGSKVNIQISSSAADQDVEPIMITPFLTTSESSSVKVLRAKVSKGLLPIAGVNVVAKISKPDKSVVTIDLLDNGAGADQKMDDGIYSKSLTDITTINGRYSVKIEATASGTSAKINGNTMSFANYNYGVVLDDGSVKLNPNGLPDSVESNSISVTEFSRSLSMVGFTHSGASGGPDNISPCKIIDLEIKQATESTNKIDILFTAPGNDYDVGNAFYYEMFYTFEASTDLLNLGQSRNETTRVVLEDDFLQGSLKSPKKFGEIETMRLALVSVPTIEGFYTVSLVVRSADLEGNVSPISNIAATEYVVGKPVVIATSTNSVFSTSIKVTPVSKSTSIPSKPEPSNGLIIGLSVSIVIIVISGMKHTNDNLIIKQMITNSPKQTNLPMKLPYNSNITKMSIMPRRFLLVHQTVGEGVQVSSKCGSLFKIE; encoded by the exons ATGATAATGAATTATCTACCATCAGGAAGTCGAATAGGAATTGTCGAGTTTTCTTCAAACGCTGATATATTGAGCTATCTGAAAACTATAGAAACTCAAAATGATCGTGAAGATTTTGTGAATTTGCTTCCCACCATTACTCAAGATTTCACAAGCATTGGAGATGGATTGCTTAAAGGAATTGAA GTTTTGGAGTATGGAGGTGAAAGCGCTGCAGGAGGAAATCTTATAGTCTTAGTTGATGGGAAAGAAAATGAACCGAATTTCGTCGACATGATGTTTGATAGCATCGTAGGAAAG GGAGTTCATGTCAGTACAATATATTATGATGAAACCGATGGAGGAAGAGAAAAAGGACTTCAACAACTTATAACAGAAACTGGTGGAAAATGGGTTTTTGTTGCCGACGAAAACGATTTAAATTCTTTGACAAACGCTTTTATTACAATGGTCCAACCAGAAGATGGTGATACTACAGCACAAGTTCTTACt ATCGAAAGTTATGAGGTGAGCATACCATCAGGAGCATATCAATCATCTGTATATTTGGATCAAACAATTGGAAAGAATactgttttttcattttcttggaATTCTGGCAACCCAGATTTGAGCGTAAGACTTCAAAGCCCAGATGGTTGCGAGTTCACCCATTCAAGCATTGGACCAACTTCGAATTGTGGAAATACCGTGAGCTCAGAAGCCAAGGGATTTAATACAATATCGTTCAATATTTCTGGTATTGCGAAG GAAGGAAACTGGAAATACATCATAGAACCATCCTTTGGTTCAAAggtcaatattcaaatatcatcTTCAGCAGCGGATCAAGATGTTGAACCAATAATGATAACGCCATTCCTAACAACATCAGAATCTAGTTCTGTAAAGGTACTGCGGGCGAAA GTTTCAAAAGGGTTGCTACCTATTGCTGGGGTGAATGTTGtagcaaaaatttcaaaaccagATAAAAGTGTTGTCACTATTGATCTTCTCGATAACGGAGCGG GGGCGGATCAAAAAATGGATGATGGAATATATTCAAAGTCTTTGACGGATATTACAACCATCAACGGTCGATATAGTGTAAAG ATTGAGGCAACTGCATCAGGCACATCTGCCAAAATAAACGGAAACACGATGTCCTTTGCAAATTACAACTATGGTGTTGTCCTTGACGATG GTTCTGTGAAGTTGAATCCAAACGGCTTGCCAGATTCAGTAGAATCAAACAGTATTTCTGTTACTGAATTTAGTAGATCTCTCTCGATGGTCGGCTTCACTCATTCTGG CGCATCCGGAGGACCAGATAATATATCGCCATGTAAAATTATTGATCTCGAAATCAAACAAGCAACCGAATCCACAAACAAAATCGACATTTTATTTACTGCTCCGGGAAACGACTACGACGTAGGAAATG CTTTTTATTATGAAATGTTTTACACATTCGAAGCATCCACCGATTTGCTTAATCTCGGTCAGTCGAGAAATGAAACAACACGTGTGGTTTTAGAGGATGATTTCTTACAAGGAAGTTTGAAAAGTCCTAAAAAGTTTGGAGAGATTGAAACTATGAGATTGGCGCTTGTGTCTGTGCCTACTATAGAAGGATTTTACAC AGTCAGCTTAGTTGTGCGATCAGCGGACTTAGAAGGCAATGTATCGCCGATATCTAATATTGCGGCTACTGAATATGTCGTAGGTAAACCAGTAGTGATAGCAACATCGACCAATTCAGTATTTTCAACCTCCATCAAAGTAACACCAGTATCAAAATCTACGTCGATACCGAGTAAACCAGAACCATCAA ATGGACTTATCATTGGACTTTCTGTTTCGATTGTAATAATTGTCATTTCCG GTATGAAGCATACCAACGACAACCTTATTATCAAACAAATGATTACGAATTCGCCCAAACAAACCAATCTGCCTATGAAACTCCCATACAACAGCAATATTACGAAGATGTCGATAATGCCCCGCCGCTTCCTCCTCGTCCACCAAACCGTGGGTGAGGGAGTCCAGGTCTCCAGCAAATGCGGATCATTATTCAAAATAGAATAG